Proteins co-encoded in one Hymenobacter swuensis DY53 genomic window:
- a CDS encoding putative quinol monooxygenase: MKPATAFPLLLAGALLAYSCSRPAGKAPAAAPQNMMIRLSEIEIEPRYLAEYTAILREESASSVRLEPGVISIYPMQQQAAPQQIRILEIYASQEAYQAHLKTPHFQKYKTSTLPMVKALRLIDMQAIDPATMPALFRKLQR; encoded by the coding sequence ATGAAACCAGCAACCGCCTTCCCCCTCCTACTTGCCGGCGCGCTGCTGGCGTATTCGTGCAGCCGGCCTGCGGGCAAAGCGCCGGCCGCGGCGCCCCAGAACATGATGATCCGGTTGTCGGAAATTGAGATTGAGCCGCGCTACCTAGCCGAGTACACGGCTATTCTGCGGGAGGAGTCGGCGTCGTCGGTGCGGCTGGAACCGGGCGTCATTTCCATTTACCCGATGCAGCAGCAGGCGGCCCCGCAGCAGATCCGGATTCTGGAGATATACGCCAGCCAGGAGGCGTATCAGGCGCACCTAAAAACGCCCCATTTTCAGAAATACAAAACTTCTACCCTGCCCATGGTGAAGGCGTTGCGACTGATTGACATGCAGGCCATCGACCCGGCTACCATGCCTGCGCTGTTCAGGAAACTGCAACGGTAA
- a CDS encoding efflux RND transporter periplasmic adaptor subunit translates to MKTRFLLTLMGVGVLYGGTSCSKEHKEKEEKIKFLVTSPLQKDTTITKEYVSQIHAYQHIEVRALEKGYLQKIYVDEGQRVQQGQLMFQIMPMVYKAELQKSKAEANYVSLEYQNTKKLADKNIVSGSELALAQAKLDKANAEVGLAKTHLDFTTIKAPFSGMMDHFQARLGSLVDEGDLLTTLSDNSKMWVYFNVPEAEYLAYKAHARTEAETKVKLRMADNEEFKYPGVVQTIEADFNNETGNIAFRATFPNPDGLLRNGETGSVLMTVPLKNALIIPQKATFEVLEKKFVYVVDEKKKVHQTEVTVASEMPDLYIISAGLKATDKIMLEGIRKVKEGDKIRFTYAEPKSVISHLKVYSE, encoded by the coding sequence ATGAAAACAAGGTTTTTGCTGACGCTCATGGGTGTGGGCGTACTGTACGGCGGCACCAGCTGCTCCAAGGAACACAAGGAGAAAGAGGAGAAAATCAAGTTCCTCGTCACCAGCCCGCTCCAGAAAGACACGACCATCACCAAGGAGTACGTGTCGCAGATTCATGCGTACCAACACATTGAGGTGCGGGCGCTGGAAAAGGGCTACCTCCAGAAGATTTACGTGGACGAAGGCCAGCGCGTGCAGCAGGGACAGCTCATGTTCCAGATCATGCCGATGGTATATAAGGCCGAGCTGCAGAAGTCGAAGGCCGAGGCCAACTACGTGAGCCTGGAGTACCAAAACACCAAGAAGCTGGCCGACAAGAACATCGTATCGGGCAGTGAGCTGGCGCTAGCCCAGGCCAAGCTCGACAAGGCCAACGCCGAAGTTGGGCTGGCCAAAACCCACCTCGATTTCACCACCATCAAGGCCCCGTTCAGCGGCATGATGGACCATTTCCAGGCCCGGCTGGGCAGCCTGGTAGATGAGGGCGACCTGCTGACCACCCTCTCCGACAACAGCAAGATGTGGGTGTACTTCAACGTGCCCGAGGCCGAGTACTTGGCCTACAAGGCCCACGCCCGCACCGAAGCTGAAACCAAGGTGAAGCTGCGCATGGCCGACAACGAGGAGTTCAAGTACCCCGGCGTGGTGCAGACCATCGAGGCCGACTTCAACAACGAAACCGGCAACATCGCCTTCCGGGCCACTTTCCCCAACCCCGACGGCCTGCTGCGCAACGGTGAAACCGGCTCGGTCCTGATGACCGTGCCGCTGAAAAACGCCCTCATCATCCCGCAGAAAGCCACCTTCGAGGTGCTCGAAAAGAAGTTCGTGTACGTGGTGGACGAGAAGAAGAAAGTGCACCAGACCGAGGTAACCGTGGCCTCCGAAATGCCCGACCTCTACATCATCTCGGCCGGTCTGAAAGCCACCGACAAAATCATGCTCGAAGGCATCCGCAAGGTGAAGGAAGGCGACAAAATCCGCTTCACCTACGCGGAGCCGAAGTCGGTGATTTCGCACCTGAAAGTATACAGCGAGTAG
- a CDS encoding glycoside hydrolase family 97 protein, translated as MNLPRIPFLPAARRGLLLALLAWGATAQAEDIQSPNKQLTLSVNVQANGVPTYSLSYKGRPVLNTSKLGLELQNAVALTSGFTQTAATRRTVDESWNPVWGEVKTIRNHYNELAVTLSQPATKREMRVRFRLFDDGLGFRYEFPRQPELGYFVVKEEKTQFALNGDHKAFWLPGDYDTQEYSTVTSNLSQVRGLMKASTTPNASQTPFSATGLQTPLMLKRPDGLYVNIHEASLIDYSAMHLELDDKTFVLESHLTPDAVGNKGYLQTPCQSPWRTVLVSDKAADILQSKLVLNLNEPTQFKDVSWIKPVKYVGVWWEMITGKSTWSYTNQDNIKLDSIDYKTVKPNGTHGANTAHVKEYIDFAAKHGFDAVLVEGWNTGWEDWFGKHKDYVFDFVTPYPDFDVQELHRYAESKGVKMMMHHETSGSVRNYERHLEKALQFMNDNGYNAVKTGYVGDVLPLGEHHYSQWLINHYQYVLEQAAKHKIMVNGHEAVRPTGLSRTFPNLIGNEAARGTEYESFGGNNADHTTILPFTRLIGGPMDYTPGIFETKVSKLNPSNTSFVHSTLARQLALYVTMYSPLQMAADLPEHYNQHLDAFQFIKDVAVDWDDTKVLEAEPGDYITYARKAKGKSNWFIGSTCDEQGRTSKIDLSFLDSGKKYVATIYADAKDAHYEKNPKAYTIRKLNVTRKSKLTQYCAPGGGYAISVVAVN; from the coding sequence ATGAACCTACCCCGTATTCCCTTTCTGCCCGCCGCTCGCCGGGGCTTGCTGCTGGCGCTGCTGGCGTGGGGCGCCACGGCCCAGGCCGAAGACATCCAGTCGCCGAACAAGCAGCTGACACTGAGCGTGAACGTGCAGGCCAACGGCGTGCCCACCTACAGCCTGAGCTACAAGGGCCGGCCAGTGCTCAACACCAGCAAGCTGGGTTTGGAGTTGCAAAACGCGGTAGCCCTCACCAGCGGCTTCACCCAAACCGCCGCCACCCGCCGCACCGTGGATGAAAGCTGGAACCCAGTGTGGGGCGAGGTGAAGACCATCCGCAACCACTACAACGAGCTGGCCGTGACGCTCAGCCAGCCTGCCACCAAGCGCGAAATGCGCGTGCGGTTCCGGCTGTTCGATGATGGCCTGGGCTTCCGCTACGAGTTTCCGCGCCAGCCCGAACTGGGCTACTTCGTGGTGAAGGAAGAGAAAACCCAATTTGCCCTCAACGGCGACCACAAAGCCTTCTGGTTGCCTGGCGACTACGACACGCAGGAGTACAGCACCGTCACCTCGAACCTCTCGCAGGTGCGCGGGCTGATGAAGGCCTCCACCACGCCTAATGCCTCCCAAACGCCATTTTCGGCCACCGGCCTGCAGACGCCGCTCATGCTCAAGCGCCCCGACGGCCTGTACGTTAACATCCACGAAGCCAGCCTGATCGACTACTCGGCCATGCACCTGGAGCTGGACGATAAGACGTTTGTGCTGGAGTCGCACCTGACGCCTGATGCGGTGGGCAACAAGGGCTACTTGCAGACGCCCTGCCAGTCGCCGTGGCGCACGGTGCTCGTGAGCGACAAAGCGGCTGACATCCTGCAGTCCAAGCTGGTGCTCAACCTCAACGAGCCCACCCAGTTCAAGGACGTGTCCTGGATCAAGCCCGTGAAGTACGTGGGCGTGTGGTGGGAGATGATTACGGGCAAAAGCACGTGGTCGTACACCAACCAGGACAACATCAAGCTCGACTCCATCGACTACAAAACCGTGAAGCCCAACGGTACCCACGGCGCCAACACCGCCCACGTGAAGGAGTACATCGACTTCGCCGCCAAGCACGGGTTTGATGCGGTGCTGGTGGAAGGTTGGAACACCGGCTGGGAAGACTGGTTCGGCAAGCACAAAGATTACGTGTTCGACTTCGTGACGCCGTACCCCGACTTTGACGTGCAGGAGCTGCACCGCTACGCCGAAAGCAAGGGCGTGAAGATGATGATGCACCACGAAACCTCGGGTTCGGTGCGCAACTACGAGCGCCACCTGGAAAAGGCGCTCCAGTTCATGAACGACAACGGCTACAACGCCGTGAAAACCGGCTACGTGGGCGACGTGCTGCCCCTGGGCGAGCATCACTACAGCCAGTGGCTGATCAACCACTACCAGTACGTGCTGGAGCAAGCCGCCAAGCACAAAATCATGGTGAACGGCCACGAGGCCGTGCGTCCCACCGGCCTGAGCCGCACCTTCCCCAACCTGATCGGCAACGAGGCCGCCCGCGGCACCGAGTACGAGTCGTTCGGGGGCAACAACGCCGACCACACCACCATTCTGCCCTTCACCCGCCTCATCGGCGGCCCGATGGACTACACGCCGGGCATCTTCGAGACGAAGGTCAGCAAGCTCAACCCCAGCAACACGTCGTTTGTGCACAGCACCCTGGCCCGCCAACTGGCCCTGTACGTGACCATGTACAGCCCGCTGCAAATGGCCGCCGACCTGCCCGAGCACTACAACCAGCACCTCGACGCCTTCCAGTTCATCAAGGACGTAGCCGTGGACTGGGACGACACCAAAGTGCTGGAAGCCGAGCCCGGTGACTACATCACCTACGCCCGCAAGGCCAAGGGCAAAAGCAACTGGTTTATCGGCAGCACCTGCGACGAGCAGGGTCGCACCTCCAAAATCGACCTTAGCTTCCTGGATTCCGGTAAGAAATACGTGGCCACCATCTACGCCGACGCCAAGGACGCCCACTATGAGAAAAACCCCAAAGCCTACACCATCCGCAAGCTCAACGTGACGCGCAAATCCAAGCTCACGCAGTACTGCGCCCCCGGCGGCGGCTACGCCATCAGCGTGGTGGCTGTCAATTAG